A genomic region of Desulfomicrobium macestii contains the following coding sequences:
- a CDS encoding amino acid ABC transporter permease, with protein sequence MYFDFAALPKYLPYFLPAAWMTLKVSALGIVLGVALGLGTAFMRISKRRLLSIPARAYIYVVRGTPLLLQLLFIYFGLRSLAGLTALTSAVLALGIHNGAYIAEIFRGAIVSISSGQMEAARSLGMPYSRAMVRIILPQALKRAVPSLGNQFIIALKDSSLASTITINELLLKSQQLASSNFMMMEMLLLAAVFYLLYTAVFSWLFRALEARLDVSTQ encoded by the coding sequence ATGTATTTCGACTTTGCGGCTCTGCCCAAGTATCTTCCCTATTTTCTTCCGGCGGCGTGGATGACGCTCAAGGTCTCGGCCCTTGGCATCGTGCTGGGCGTGGCCCTGGGCCTGGGCACGGCCTTCATGCGTATCTCCAAGCGCCGTTTGCTGAGCATTCCCGCCCGCGCCTATATCTACGTGGTGCGCGGAACGCCGCTGCTGCTGCAATTGCTGTTCATCTATTTCGGCCTGCGCAGTCTGGCCGGGCTGACTGCCCTGACCTCGGCCGTGCTCGCTCTTGGCATCCACAACGGCGCGTACATCGCCGAGATATTCAGGGGGGCCATCGTCTCCATCTCAAGCGGGCAGATGGAGGCGGCGCGCAGCCTGGGCATGCCCTATTCCAGGGCCATGGTGCGCATCATTCTGCCCCAGGCCCTGAAGCGCGCGGTGCCGTCGCTGGGCAACCAGTTCATCATCGCCCTCAAGGATTCATCCCTGGCCAGTACCATCACCATCAACGAACTGCTGCTCAAGTCGCAGCAGCTGGCATCATCCAATTTCATGATGATGGAGATGCTGCTTCTCGCGGCGGTGTTCTATCTGCTTTACACGGCCGTGTTCAGCTGGCTGTTCCGGGCCCTGGAGGCCCGGCTCGATGTCTCGACGCAGTAG
- a CDS encoding saccharopine dehydrogenase family protein codes for MSKVLIIGAGGVGHVVAHKCAQVPDVFTEIMLASRTKSKCDAIAASIKERIGREIQTAALDADNVAETVALIKSFQPKLVLNVALPYQDLALMDACLETGVDYLDTANYEPLDEAKFEYKWQWAYQERFKEKGLMALLGSGFDPGVTNVYCAYAQKHLFDEIHELDIIDCNAGDHGQPFATNFNPEINIREITQRGRYWERGEWVETDPLSWRMSYDFPEGIGPKDCYLMYHEELESLVQNLKGLKRARFWMTFSQNYLNHLKVLEGIGMTSIEPVDYKGQKIVPLQFLKSVLPEPGSLGPLTKGRTCIGCVMKGVKDGKERKAYIYNICSHEEAYREVGSQAISYTTGVPAMIGAMMMMTGKWRGEGVFNMEQLDPDPFMEKLNVHGLPWVVVDL; via the coding sequence ATGTCCAAAGTGCTCATTATCGGCGCCGGCGGTGTCGGCCATGTCGTGGCTCACAAGTGTGCCCAGGTTCCCGATGTCTTCACCGAGATCATGCTGGCCAGCCGGACAAAATCCAAGTGTGACGCCATCGCCGCGTCCATCAAGGAACGGATCGGCCGTGAGATCCAAACGGCCGCCCTCGATGCCGACAATGTGGCCGAAACCGTGGCCCTCATCAAATCGTTTCAGCCCAAGCTGGTCCTGAACGTGGCCCTGCCCTACCAGGACCTGGCCCTCATGGACGCCTGCCTTGAAACCGGCGTGGACTACCTCGACACGGCCAACTACGAGCCCCTCGACGAGGCCAAGTTCGAATACAAATGGCAGTGGGCCTATCAGGAGCGCTTCAAGGAGAAGGGCCTCATGGCGCTGCTGGGGTCGGGCTTCGACCCCGGCGTGACCAACGTCTATTGCGCCTACGCCCAGAAGCACCTCTTCGACGAGATCCACGAGCTGGACATCATCGACTGCAACGCGGGAGACCACGGCCAGCCCTTCGCCACCAACTTCAATCCCGAAATCAACATCCGCGAGATCACCCAGCGCGGCCGTTACTGGGAGCGGGGCGAGTGGGTCGAGACCGATCCCCTGTCCTGGCGCATGAGCTATGACTTTCCCGAGGGCATCGGTCCCAAGGACTGCTACCTCATGTACCACGAGGAGCTCGAATCCCTGGTGCAGAATCTGAAGGGCCTCAAACGCGCCCGCTTCTGGATGACCTTCTCCCAGAACTATCTCAATCATCTGAAGGTGCTGGAGGGCATAGGTATGACCTCCATCGAGCCCGTGGACTACAAGGGCCAGAAGATCGTGCCCCTGCAGTTCCTGAAGTCCGTGCTGCCCGAACCGGGCTCGCTTGGACCTCTGACCAAGGGCCGCACCTGCATCGGCTGCGTCATGAAGGGCGTCAAGGACGGCAAGGAACGCAAGGCCTACATCTACAACATCTGCAGCCACGAGGAGGCCTACCGCGAGGTCGGCTCCCAGGCCATCTCCTACACTACGGGCGTGCCGGCCATGATCGGCGCCATGATGATGATGACCGGCAAGTGGCGCGGCGAGGGCGTCTTCAACATGGAGCAGCTCGATCCCGATCCGTTCATGGAGAAGCTGAACGTCCACGGCCTGCCCTGGGTGGTGGTCGATCTGTGA
- the nspC gene encoding carboxynorspermidine decarboxylase — MDGRTSYRFDPRQVATPSFVVDLGLIRRNLDVLAQVKERTGCKILLALKGFAMWSLFPVLRQVLDGVCASSPHEARLGREEFKREVHAFAAGYSQSDIFDLCTTADHIVFNSFAQLEKFRGLIATEAARLGREIELGVRINPEHSEGAVPIYDPCSPGSRLGVRRADFRPDLLDGVTGLHWHNLCEQNSDCLERTIAAAEKSFGEFFGRMQYVNFGGGHHITRPDYDVDLLCRLVSEFKQRHGVQVYLEPGEAVALNTGYLVSTVLDVTQADMPIAILDTSVPAHMPDVLEMPYRPYIVGSGLPGEKAHTYRLGGQSCLAGDVAGEYSFDKPLEPGDRLVFTDMAHYSMVKTNTFNGIQLPSIATFEPEDGSMRVVRSFGYEDFKGRLS; from the coding sequence ATGGACGGACGCACTTCGTACCGGTTTGATCCCCGCCAGGTCGCCACGCCTTCCTTCGTGGTCGACCTGGGGCTCATCCGCCGCAATCTGGATGTGCTGGCGCAGGTCAAGGAACGCACCGGATGCAAGATTCTGTTGGCACTCAAAGGCTTTGCCATGTGGAGTCTGTTTCCGGTGCTGCGCCAGGTGCTCGACGGCGTCTGCGCCAGTTCGCCGCATGAAGCCAGGCTCGGACGGGAAGAGTTCAAGCGTGAGGTGCATGCCTTCGCGGCCGGATATTCCCAGTCCGACATCTTCGACCTGTGCACTACGGCTGATCACATCGTCTTCAACTCCTTCGCCCAGCTGGAAAAATTCCGGGGACTTATCGCAACCGAGGCCGCGCGTCTTGGGCGTGAGATCGAGCTTGGCGTACGCATCAATCCGGAGCATTCCGAAGGGGCCGTGCCCATCTATGATCCGTGTTCTCCGGGCTCCAGGCTTGGCGTGCGCCGGGCTGACTTCCGCCCCGACCTGCTGGACGGCGTTACGGGCCTGCACTGGCACAACCTGTGCGAGCAGAACTCGGACTGCCTGGAGCGGACCATCGCGGCGGCGGAGAAGAGCTTCGGCGAATTCTTCGGACGCATGCAGTACGTCAATTTCGGCGGGGGGCATCACATCACCCGTCCCGACTACGACGTGGACCTCCTGTGCCGGCTCGTCAGCGAGTTCAAGCAGCGTCACGGAGTGCAGGTCTATCTCGAACCCGGTGAGGCCGTGGCCCTGAACACGGGCTACCTGGTCTCGACGGTCCTGGACGTGACCCAGGCCGACATGCCTATCGCCATTCTGGACACTTCCGTCCCGGCGCACATGCCCGACGTGTTGGAGATGCCCTATCGCCCGTACATCGTCGGCTCCGGCCTGCCGGGCGAGAAGGCTCACACCTACCGCCTGGGCGGCCAGTCCTGCCTGGCCGGCGACGTGGCCGGGGAATACTCCTTCGACAAGCCCCTGGAACCGGGCGACCGCCTCGTCTTCACGGACATGGCCCACTACTCCATGGTCAAGACCAATACCTTCAACGGCATCCAGTTGCCCTCCATCGCCACCTTCGAACCCGAGGACGGGTCCATGCGGGTGGTGCGGAGCTTCGGATACGAGGATTTCAAGGGCAGGTTGTCCTGA
- a CDS encoding ABC transporter substrate-binding protein, translating into MKNVTRVLAAVAVSFFLLGLVACSDTEVDSLERVREAGEISFAMSGGYPPFNFYSENNELVGFDVDVAREVATRLGVTLKPVTTEWSGIIEGLRSGVYDGILGSMAVTEDRLKVVNFSTPYYYSGAQMMVGKDSPFASPEDLRGRIVGVVTGTTFADDAARLGVGEVKLYKDDTQTLTELSNGVVDGVITDRVVGVNAMNSDRFEIAPLGPPLRSENIAVAFNKNDQTLLEAVDQILRGMHEDGTLARLSVKWLSTDITTK; encoded by the coding sequence ATGAAAAATGTTACGCGTGTGCTGGCCGCTGTTGCGGTCTCGTTTTTTCTCCTTGGACTCGTTGCCTGTTCCGACACGGAGGTTGATTCCCTCGAACGTGTCCGCGAGGCGGGCGAGATCAGTTTTGCCATGAGCGGCGGCTATCCACCCTTTAATTTCTATAGTGAAAACAACGAGTTGGTGGGATTTGACGTGGATGTGGCTCGCGAGGTGGCCACCCGCCTGGGAGTGACCCTCAAGCCGGTGACCACGGAATGGAGCGGCATCATCGAGGGACTGCGCTCCGGCGTGTATGACGGCATCCTGGGCAGCATGGCCGTGACCGAGGATCGACTCAAGGTGGTCAACTTCTCCACGCCCTATTACTATTCCGGGGCGCAGATGATGGTCGGAAAGGATTCACCCTTTGCCTCGCCTGAAGACCTGCGCGGCCGGATCGTGGGGGTGGTCACGGGCACCACCTTTGCCGACGACGCTGCCAGGCTCGGTGTGGGCGAGGTCAAACTCTACAAGGACGATACCCAGACGCTGACCGAGCTGTCGAACGGTGTGGTGGACGGCGTGATCACCGACCGTGTCGTGGGCGTGAACGCCATGAATTCCGACAGGTTCGAAATCGCCCCTCTGGGCCCGCCCCTACGCAGCGAGAACATAGCGGTGGCATTCAACAAGAATGACCAGACCCTCCTTGAAGCCGTCGATCAGATCCTGCGGGGCATGCACGAAGACGGGACCCTGGCGCGATTGAGCGTCAAGTGGCTGAGCACCGACATTACCACCAAGTAG